From the genome of Streptomyces sp. NBC_01341, one region includes:
- a CDS encoding acyl-CoA dehydrogenase family protein: MSDRAPQPVERRLPTEESRQLIELVRDIVSKEIAPRAAGEEEAGVFPREVFTLLSEAGLLGLPYDSAHGGGDQPYEVYLQALEELAAARLTVGLGVSVHSLACHALAGFGTDEQRAAHLPAMLAGGLLGAYCLSEPSSGSDAASLRTKAVRDADGWVLTGTKAWITHGGVADFYTVLARTGVEGPRGITAFLVPGDAAGLDAALPEKKMGMKGSPTAQMHFDGVRISDDRRIGEEGQGFAIALSALDSGRLGIAACAVGVAQAALDEAVGYATGRHQFGRPVADFQGLRFMLADMATQIEAGRALYLEAARLRDAGLPFSRQAAMAKLFCTDAAMRVTTDAVQVLGGYGYTLDFPVERLMREAKVLQIVEGTNQIQRMVIARHLAGSETR, from the coding sequence ATGTCCGACCGTGCCCCGCAGCCCGTGGAACGCCGACTGCCCACCGAGGAGTCCCGGCAGCTCATCGAGCTCGTCCGCGACATCGTGTCGAAGGAGATCGCTCCCCGGGCGGCCGGCGAGGAGGAGGCGGGAGTCTTCCCGCGCGAGGTCTTCACCCTGCTGTCGGAGGCCGGACTGCTCGGGCTTCCCTACGACTCCGCGCACGGCGGCGGCGACCAGCCCTACGAGGTCTACCTCCAGGCGCTGGAGGAGTTGGCGGCGGCAAGGCTGACCGTCGGCCTCGGCGTCAGCGTCCACTCGCTGGCCTGTCACGCACTCGCCGGATTCGGCACCGACGAGCAACGGGCGGCCCACCTCCCGGCGATGCTCGCGGGCGGACTGCTCGGTGCCTACTGCCTCTCCGAGCCCTCCTCGGGCTCCGACGCGGCCTCGCTCCGCACGAAGGCCGTGCGCGACGCCGACGGCTGGGTGCTCACCGGGACCAAGGCCTGGATCACGCACGGCGGCGTGGCCGACTTCTACACCGTGCTGGCCCGGACCGGCGTGGAGGGCCCGCGCGGCATCACCGCCTTCCTGGTCCCCGGCGACGCCGCCGGCCTCGACGCGGCCCTGCCCGAGAAGAAGATGGGCATGAAGGGCTCGCCCACGGCCCAGATGCACTTCGACGGAGTGAGGATCTCCGACGACCGTCGGATCGGGGAGGAGGGCCAGGGTTTCGCCATCGCTCTGTCCGCCCTCGACTCGGGGCGCCTGGGGATCGCCGCATGCGCCGTCGGCGTCGCCCAGGCGGCCCTGGACGAGGCCGTCGGATACGCCACCGGGCGCCACCAGTTCGGGCGGCCCGTCGCGGACTTCCAGGGGCTGCGCTTCATGCTCGCCGACATGGCCACGCAGATCGAGGCGGGGCGGGCGCTGTACCTGGAGGCGGCGCGCCTCCGCGACGCGGGGCTGCCCTTCTCCCGGCAGGCGGCGATGGCGAAGCTGTTCTGCACCGACGCGGCCATGCGGGTGACCACCGATGCCGTGCAGGTGCTCGGAGGATACGGCTACACGCTGGACTTCCCCGTCGAGCGCCTCATGCGCGAGGCCAAGGTGCTGCAGATCGTGGAGGGCACCAACCAGATCCAGCGCATGGTCATCGCCCGTCACCTCGCGGGTTCCGAGACGCGCTGA
- a CDS encoding Lrp/AsnC family transcriptional regulator encodes MEELDRQIVELLVKDGRMSYTDLGKATGLSTSAVHQRVRRLEQRGVIRGYAAVVDAEALGLPLTAFISVKPFDPSAPDDIAERLAGVPELEACHSVAGDENYILKVRVSAPLELEHLLTRIRTLAGVSTRTTVVLSTPYEARPPRI; translated from the coding sequence ATGGAGGAGCTGGACCGTCAGATCGTGGAGTTGCTCGTCAAGGACGGGCGGATGAGCTACACCGACCTGGGCAAGGCCACGGGCCTGTCCACCTCGGCCGTTCATCAGCGTGTCCGCAGGCTGGAGCAGCGCGGGGTGATCCGCGGCTACGCCGCGGTCGTCGACGCCGAAGCGCTCGGCCTGCCCCTCACCGCGTTCATCTCGGTGAAACCCTTCGACCCGAGCGCTCCCGACGACATCGCCGAACGGCTCGCTGGTGTGCCGGAGCTCGAGGCGTGCCACAGCGTCGCGGGGGACGAGAACTACATCCTCAAGGTGCGGGTCTCCGCCCCCCTGGAGCTGGAGCACCTGCTCACGCGTATCCGTACGCTGGCCGGCGTCTCCACCCGTACGACCGTCGTCCTCTCCACCCCGTACGAGGCGCGTCCGCCGCGCATCTGA
- a CDS encoding amidohydrolase, translated as MTESTAPQSEHRTVLLRGGDVHSPADPFATAMVVERGHVAWVGSEGAADAFASGVDEVIDLEGALVTPAFTDSHVHTTSTGLALTGLDLSGARALTEALGLVRAFASSHAGDRVILGHGWDAARWPEQRPPSRAELDEAAGGRALYLPRVDVHSAVVSTALLDLVPGVTSMPGYHPEAPLTGDAHHAVRAAAHGAVTPAQRREAQRAALAHAASLGIGTVHECAGPDISDEDDFTGLLELAAEQPGPRVFGYWAERIEDAKGALRVRELGAVGAAGDLFVDGSLGSHTALLHEPYADAPHTGTGRLDAAGIAAHVAACTEAGLQAGFHAIGDAAVTAVVEGVRAASETLGLARVRAARHRVEHAEMLTPQTIAAFAELGLTASVQPAFDAAWGGTDGMYAGRLGAQRAGTLNPYAAMLRAGVPLAFGSDSPVTPLDPWGTVRAAAHHRTPEHRISVRAGFTAHTRGGWRAVGRDDAGVLVPGAPADYAVWRTGELLVQAPDDRVARWSTDPRSGTPGLPDLTPGAELPVCLRTVVFGHTVYVRPNE; from the coding sequence ATGACCGAGAGCACCGCCCCCCAGAGCGAACACCGCACCGTGCTTCTGCGCGGTGGAGACGTCCACAGCCCCGCCGACCCGTTCGCCACTGCGATGGTCGTCGAACGCGGCCATGTCGCCTGGGTCGGTTCCGAGGGGGCCGCCGACGCCTTCGCGAGCGGCGTCGACGAGGTGATCGACCTGGAAGGGGCGCTGGTCACCCCGGCCTTCACCGACTCCCACGTCCACACCACGTCGACCGGACTCGCCCTCACGGGGCTGGACCTCTCCGGCGCCCGCGCACTCACCGAAGCCCTCGGGCTGGTCCGCGCCTTCGCGAGCAGTCACGCGGGGGACCGGGTGATCCTGGGTCACGGGTGGGACGCGGCGCGCTGGCCCGAGCAGCGGCCCCCGTCCCGCGCCGAACTCGACGAGGCGGCAGGCGGACGCGCCCTCTACCTGCCCCGCGTGGACGTCCACTCCGCCGTCGTGAGCACGGCGCTCCTCGACCTCGTCCCCGGTGTCACCTCGATGCCCGGGTACCACCCCGAGGCGCCCCTGACCGGCGACGCCCACCACGCCGTCCGCGCGGCGGCCCACGGCGCCGTCACGCCCGCGCAGCGCAGGGAGGCCCAGCGGGCCGCCCTGGCTCATGCCGCGTCGCTGGGGATCGGCACCGTGCACGAGTGCGCCGGCCCCGACATCTCGGACGAGGACGACTTCACCGGGCTGCTCGAGCTCGCAGCCGAGCAGCCCGGACCCCGGGTGTTCGGCTACTGGGCCGAGCGGATCGAGGACGCGAAGGGCGCCCTTCGCGTCCGTGAGCTCGGTGCCGTGGGCGCTGCCGGTGACCTCTTCGTCGACGGTTCGCTCGGCTCGCACACGGCCCTGCTGCACGAGCCGTACGCCGATGCCCCGCACACCGGCACCGGCCGGCTCGACGCCGCCGGTATCGCCGCACACGTGGCGGCGTGCACGGAGGCGGGGCTGCAGGCCGGGTTCCACGCCATCGGCGACGCGGCGGTCACCGCGGTCGTGGAAGGGGTCCGGGCCGCCTCCGAGACCCTCGGGCTCGCCCGCGTCAGGGCCGCACGGCACCGCGTCGAGCACGCGGAGATGCTGACCCCGCAGACCATCGCCGCCTTCGCCGAACTGGGCCTCACCGCCTCGGTGCAGCCCGCCTTCGACGCGGCGTGGGGAGGCACCGACGGGATGTACGCCGGACGCCTGGGCGCCCAGCGCGCCGGGACCCTCAACCCGTACGCGGCGATGCTGCGCGCCGGCGTGCCCCTCGCCTTCGGCTCGGACAGCCCTGTCACCCCCCTGGACCCCTGGGGGACCGTGCGGGCCGCGGCACACCACCGCACGCCGGAGCACCGGATCTCCGTACGCGCCGGCTTCACCGCACACACCCGGGGAGGGTGGCGTGCCGTCGGACGCGACGACGCGGGTGTGCTCGTGCCGGGAGCCCCGGCCGACTACGCCGTCTGGCGTACCGGTGAACTGCTGGTCCAGGCCCCCGACGACCGGGTCGCCCGCTGGTCGACCGACCCCCGCTCCGGCACCCCCGGCCTGCCCGATCTCACGCCCGGGGCCGAGCTCCCGGTCTGTCTCCGCACGGTGGTGTTCGGACACACGGTCTACGTAAGGCCGAACGAGTGA